One Megamonas hypermegale genomic window carries:
- a CDS encoding homoserine dehydrogenase, which yields MVKKIKLGLLGGGTVGTGVIKVLQDNYHDIKEKIGCDIEVSKVLVRNVEKHRALSDMVTLTTNADDILEDKEIDIVVELLGGIHPALEYMLKAMNNGKHVVTANKDVVAQFGKDVFDAAEKNDVDFMFEASVGGGIPIITPLKQSLTANKITDLIGIVNGTTNYMLTKMAEQGMDYATALQRAQAKGYAEADPTADVEGLDAARKVAILSSIAFNTRISLDDVKVEGITKITPEDISYAKELGFAVKLLAVAKNTKDGIDVRVHPTFLPKSHPLASVRNVYNAVFIHGNAVGDTMFYGRGAGEKPTASAVLADIIDVARDMGKDRFGRIRCTCYEEKKLCPPDKVRSGYYIRLLVEDKPGVLGAIATAFGESEISLHSVIQKRKVADRSEIVAITHDVNNSQIEDIKVRLNNLDVVSEISNMIRVIMPQGD from the coding sequence ATGGTAAAGAAGATAAAATTGGGATTGCTCGGTGGCGGAACAGTTGGCACGGGTGTAATAAAAGTTTTACAGGATAATTATCACGATATAAAAGAAAAAATCGGTTGCGATATTGAAGTATCAAAAGTTTTAGTACGCAATGTAGAAAAACATCGCGCATTATCTGATATGGTAACACTTACTACTAATGCTGATGATATTTTAGAAGATAAAGAAATCGATATTGTTGTAGAACTTTTAGGTGGTATTCATCCAGCACTTGAATATATGCTTAAAGCGATGAATAATGGCAAGCATGTCGTTACTGCTAATAAAGATGTTGTAGCACAATTTGGTAAAGATGTGTTTGATGCAGCAGAAAAAAATGATGTTGATTTCATGTTTGAAGCTAGCGTAGGTGGCGGTATTCCAATTATCACACCGCTTAAACAGAGCTTGACTGCTAATAAAATCACAGATTTAATCGGTATCGTAAATGGTACGACGAATTACATGCTCACTAAAATGGCAGAACAAGGCATGGATTATGCAACAGCACTCCAGAGAGCACAGGCAAAAGGATATGCTGAAGCAGACCCAACTGCTGACGTAGAAGGTTTAGATGCTGCTCGAAAAGTCGCTATTTTATCTTCTATTGCATTTAATACACGTATCAGTCTTGATGATGTAAAAGTGGAAGGTATAACTAAAATCACACCAGAAGACATCAGCTATGCTAAAGAGCTTGGTTTTGCTGTTAAATTATTAGCAGTGGCTAAAAATACTAAAGATGGCATAGATGTCAGAGTTCATCCTACATTTTTACCAAAATCTCATCCATTGGCATCTGTTAGAAATGTGTATAATGCTGTATTCATTCATGGTAATGCCGTTGGTGATACAATGTTTTATGGTAGAGGTGCTGGCGAAAAACCAACAGCTTCAGCCGTTTTAGCGGATATAATTGATGTTGCTCGTGACATGGGCAAAGACCGTTTTGGCAGAATTCGTTGCACATGCTATGAAGAAAAGAAATTATGTCCACCTGATAAAGTTAGATCTGGTTATTATATTCGTTTGCTCGTTGAAGATAAACCAGGTGTACTCGGTGCTATTGCAACAGCGTTTGGCGAAAGTGAAATCAGTTTGCATTCTGTAATTCAAAAACGCAAAGTAGCTGACCGTTCAGAAATTGTAGCGATTACACACGATGTCAATAATAGTCAAATTGAAGATATAAAAGTTCGTTTGAACAATCTCGATGTTGTCAGTGAAATCAGCAATATGATTAGAGTAATAATGCCTCAGGGGGATTGA
- a CDS encoding CCA tRNA nucleotidyltransferase, with product MNEVDFANKIASLGGRAYIVGGWMRDILRDYPPKDKDYMICHLKEATFKENFPEAKRIGKSFPVYLLNIDGKNCEVAFARKEKKAGHGYKGFETTCDEKITLEEDLYRRDTTMNAIAYDILSEKILDPYNGLEDIKKKQIKAISNHFADDPVRALRAARQASEFNFTVTKNTLDLMYKCKDEFFYEPQERIFDYCEPHTCDFNHELGEQNSQRI from the coding sequence ATGAATGAAGTTGATTTTGCAAATAAAATTGCTTCTTTAGGTGGTAGAGCATATATTGTTGGAGGTTGGATGCGCGATATTTTGCGTGATTATCCACCGAAAGATAAAGACTATATGATTTGTCATTTAAAAGAAGCGACGTTTAAAGAAAATTTTCCCGAGGCAAAAAGAATTGGAAAATCTTTTCCTGTGTATTTATTGAATATTGATGGCAAAAATTGTGAAGTTGCTTTTGCTCGCAAGGAGAAAAAAGCAGGACATGGCTATAAAGGATTTGAAACGACTTGTGATGAAAAAATAACACTTGAAGAAGATTTATATCGCCGTGATACAACGATGAACGCTATAGCGTATGATATATTATCTGAAAAGATATTAGACCCATATAATGGTCTGGAAGATATTAAGAAAAAACAGATAAAAGCTATTTCAAATCATTTTGCTGATGACCCAGTGCGTGCACTTAGAGCGGCTAGACAAGCCAGTGAATTTAATTTTACAGTTACAAAAAACACTTTGGATTTAATGTATAAATGCAAAGATGAATTTTTCTATGAACCGCAAGAGAGAATTTTTGATTATTGTGAGCCGCACACTTGTGATTTTAATCATGAGTTAGGCGAACAAAATAGTCAGCGTATATAG
- a CDS encoding alpha-E domain-containing protein — translation MDIIALNKVDNLIWLGRYSERVYSTIKEFFISYDKMLEHPNFYIKYCNDFKIPNIYSDTEDFVKRYIKDTNDPNSIISNLYRAYDNCVILRNEIGTQTMSYLELAVNDLTSLKDFDSCIIDLQNILDHILAFWASLDDEIENYEIRNIIKLGRRLERLDMYLYLHKDMHELVKACDMLEHRLDYSHIPYNKEAFIELQSMLKNPNTNQDNLDYNKAISLTESLI, via the coding sequence ATGGATATTATCGCGTTAAACAAGGTTGATAATTTAATATGGCTAGGACGTTATAGCGAACGCGTTTACAGCACTATTAAAGAATTTTTTATTAGTTACGACAAGATGTTAGAACATCCTAATTTCTACATCAAATACTGTAATGATTTCAAAATTCCTAATATCTATAGCGATACAGAAGATTTTGTAAAACGATATATAAAAGATACAAATGACCCAAATTCCATCATTTCTAATTTATATCGTGCTTATGATAATTGTGTTATTTTGCGCAATGAAATTGGCACACAGACAATGTCTTATTTAGAACTTGCTGTAAACGATTTAACTTCTCTAAAAGATTTTGACTCCTGCATAATTGATTTACAGAATATCTTAGACCATATTCTCGCATTTTGGGCATCACTCGACGATGAAATAGAAAATTATGAAATACGCAATATCATAAAACTAGGTAGACGACTTGAACGATTAGATATGTATCTTTATCTTCATAAAGATATGCATGAACTTGTAAAAGCTTGCGATATGCTAGAACATCGCTTGGACTACTCTCATATTCCTTATAATAAAGAAGCTTTTATCGAGCTACAATCCATGTTAAAAAATCCAAATACAAATCAAGATAATTTAGATTACAATAAAGCAATATCATTAACAGAAAGTTTAATTTAA
- a CDS encoding M14 family metallopeptidase, translating to MKKKLIYELKSLYRDSLRVYAYEFGEGEDSVCIVGALRGNEVQQMYICSLLIERLKSYEENNYITKGKKIVVIPCVNTYSMNQAKRFWPQDDTDINRMFPGYYAGETTQRIAESIFDAVKNFPYGIQFTSFYIPGQFSTHIRMMKTGLEDIENSKLFGLPYVIVRAPRPYDTTTLNYNWQIWNCKAYSLYTKACDFIDKPSAKEACRSVLRFLHEKEITTLPIPGGFHSEVIEEDRMLSIKSKTAGFMERLVKVNEEVHKGEILAKIYDPYEHTVIEELTAPCNGTVFFVHAKDIVYAHTSVVKLKINNI from the coding sequence ATGAAGAAAAAATTAATTTATGAATTAAAATCCCTTTATAGAGATAGCCTACGCGTTTACGCCTATGAATTTGGTGAAGGTGAAGATAGCGTCTGTATAGTCGGAGCATTGAGAGGTAATGAAGTCCAGCAAATGTATATCTGCTCCTTACTTATCGAACGCTTAAAATCCTACGAAGAAAACAACTACATCACTAAAGGTAAAAAAATCGTTGTCATTCCTTGTGTAAATACTTATTCTATGAACCAAGCAAAACGATTTTGGCCACAAGATGATACTGATATAAATCGCATGTTCCCTGGTTACTATGCAGGCGAAACAACTCAACGCATTGCTGAAAGCATTTTTGATGCAGTAAAAAATTTCCCTTACGGCATTCAATTCACTAGTTTTTATATTCCAGGACAATTTTCTACACATATTCGCATGATGAAAACAGGTCTTGAAGATATTGAAAACAGTAAATTATTCGGTTTGCCATATGTCATAGTCAGAGCGCCTCGTCCATATGATACGACTACGCTCAATTACAATTGGCAAATATGGAATTGCAAAGCTTATTCTCTTTATACAAAAGCTTGTGATTTTATCGATAAACCTAGTGCCAAAGAAGCATGTCGCAGTGTATTGCGCTTCCTTCATGAAAAAGAAATAACAACACTGCCTATACCAGGTGGTTTCCATAGTGAAGTAATCGAAGAAGACCGCATGCTCTCTATAAAATCCAAGACAGCAGGCTTTATGGAACGCTTAGTTAAAGTAAATGAAGAAGTTCATAAAGGTGAAATTCTCGCTAAAATTTACGACCCATATGAACACACCGTCATTGAAGAATTAACTGCACCATGCAATGGAACAGTATTTTTTGTTCATGCTAAAGATATCGTTTATGCTCATACATCTGTCGTCAAATTAAAAATAAATAATATATAA
- the thrB gene encoding homoserine kinase: MSSSKCVKVKVPGTTANCGPGFDVMGIACSIYNELELTLLEEKKLTIEIYGDGAENIPKDNRNMVWRCIEELVKKSGAKYKGAHIKMTNNVPLSRGLGSSATAIVAGLVAANACLDNKYSVQEIFEMATAIEGHPDNVAPALFGGITVSAFLHGNLKHISFLPDFPLKMVVAIPDFYLPTKKARAVLKQQIPLKDAIFNIGHIAMIIGALSQGKVDVLKGAFEDKLHQPYRADLIPGMNDVFKVADENGALGTTISGAGPTLIAYTVENYEAIGKAMVEAFAKHKINAKYLVLDIDSEGAKIV; encoded by the coding sequence ATGAGTAGTAGTAAATGTGTAAAAGTTAAAGTACCAGGCACTACTGCTAATTGCGGTCCAGGTTTTGACGTAATGGGTATCGCCTGTAGTATTTATAATGAATTAGAGTTGACTTTATTAGAAGAAAAAAAGTTGACGATAGAGATATACGGCGATGGAGCAGAAAATATACCAAAAGATAATAGAAATATGGTTTGGCGCTGTATTGAAGAATTAGTTAAAAAATCAGGTGCAAAATATAAAGGTGCTCATATAAAAATGACGAATAATGTGCCTTTATCACGTGGTTTAGGTAGTAGTGCTACTGCTATAGTTGCAGGACTTGTAGCAGCAAATGCTTGCCTTGATAATAAATATTCAGTGCAGGAAATATTTGAGATGGCAACAGCAATTGAAGGTCATCCAGATAATGTAGCTCCAGCATTATTTGGCGGTATTACAGTCAGTGCTTTTCTCCATGGAAATTTAAAACATATATCGTTTTTGCCTGATTTCCCATTAAAGATGGTTGTAGCGATACCTGATTTTTATTTGCCAACAAAAAAAGCACGTGCTGTTTTAAAACAACAAATTCCGCTTAAAGATGCTATCTTTAATATTGGTCATATAGCTATGATTATCGGAGCACTTAGTCAAGGTAAAGTAGATGTCTTAAAAGGCGCATTTGAAGATAAATTACATCAACCATATCGTGCTGATTTAATTCCAGGTATGAATGATGTATTTAAAGTTGCTGATGAAAATGGCGCTCTTGGTACGACTATAAGTGGAGCAGGTCCAACACTTATTGCATATACTGTAGAAAATTATGAAGCAATCGGTAAAGCAATGGTAGAAGCTTTTGCGAAACACAAAATTAATGCAAAATATTTAGTGCTTGATATCGATAGTGAAGGTGCTAAAATAGTTTAA
- a CDS encoding ACT domain-containing protein: protein MTKKDSGYYLVKEDILPSAIKKTIKVKEMLRRHDNMTINEAVSKMGLSRSAYYKYKDFVLPFYEASINKIVSVSFVLDNKQGVLSNVLNMISADKGNVLTINQGIPLQGVAVATVSIETKNMDIDLEALLDKLRMISGVRRLEVIGQV, encoded by the coding sequence ATGACAAAAAAAGATTCAGGATATTATTTAGTAAAGGAAGATATATTGCCGTCTGCAATTAAAAAAACAATAAAAGTAAAAGAAATGTTGCGTCGTCACGATAATATGACTATAAATGAAGCTGTTTCTAAGATGGGATTAAGCCGTAGTGCTTATTATAAATATAAAGATTTTGTACTTCCTTTCTATGAAGCGAGCATTAATAAAATTGTTTCAGTGTCTTTTGTATTGGACAATAAACAGGGTGTATTGTCCAATGTATTGAATATGATTTCCGCAGATAAAGGAAATGTGTTAACTATTAATCAGGGTATTCCTTTACAAGGAGTAGCAGTGGCTACCGTTTCAATTGAAACTAAAAATATGGATATTGACCTTGAAGCTCTTTTGGATAAATTGCGCATGATAAGTGGCGTAAGACGTTTAGAGGTAATTGGTCAAGTTTAA
- a CDS encoding transglutaminase-like domain-containing protein produces MKNMYMDYHLKISFDNKINHHFFSLRCLPKTEPRQIISDVRISLDADYFSFSKDSFGNRFWYGYKEQESTELNLHVTAKALVNWQKYDFDNHLKDVFCLPTSQTTIGENLLPFYQSCLIKTENISNDYDKCLCIMQMVHNTMSYVPEITNIKTTADEAFSLKKGVCQDYAQIMLAITRKMKIPSRYVAGVMLNEKFTHAWVEVFVNKRWYGLDPTNNLLVNDAYIVFSRGRDYKDCLVNKGIFFSPVAVKQSQNIILKVEEV; encoded by the coding sequence ATGAAAAATATGTATATGGATTATCATTTGAAAATTTCTTTTGATAATAAAATAAATCATCATTTTTTTTCATTAAGATGTTTGCCCAAAACTGAACCGCGTCAAATCATAAGTGATGTGCGCATTAGTTTAGATGCAGATTATTTCTCGTTTAGCAAAGATAGTTTTGGCAATCGATTTTGGTATGGTTATAAAGAACAAGAATCTACCGAACTCAATTTACATGTAACAGCAAAAGCATTAGTAAATTGGCAGAAATACGATTTTGACAATCATTTAAAAGATGTATTTTGTTTACCTACATCACAAACAACTATAGGTGAAAATCTACTACCTTTTTATCAAAGCTGTCTTATTAAAACAGAAAATATCTCTAATGATTATGACAAATGTCTATGTATCATGCAAATGGTACATAATACAATGTCTTATGTTCCCGAGATAACAAATATAAAAACGACAGCAGATGAAGCTTTTTCTTTAAAAAAAGGGGTATGTCAAGATTATGCTCAAATTATGCTGGCAATTACTCGTAAGATGAAAATTCCATCTCGATATGTAGCTGGTGTAATGTTAAATGAAAAATTCACCCATGCTTGGGTAGAAGTTTTCGTTAATAAGCGTTGGTATGGACTTGACCCTACGAATAATCTTCTCGTAAATGATGCCTATATTGTTTTCTCTCGCGGTCGCGATTATAAAGATTGTCTAGTAAACAAAGGAATTTTTTTCAGTCCTGTAGCTGTCAAACAATCCCAAAACATCATATTAAAAGTTGAGGAGGTATAA
- a CDS encoding HD domain-containing protein, whose translation MKKALSTEYPSKFFRVLEQANLLEVLFPEIHALIGKTQPEYFHPEGDAFEHTMEIVDLIAGMTSDLAVRFAGLVHDIGKGATPLEMLPHHYGHERIGENILLKWNERMTLPKKWLQGGLFVIKEHMRAGRLKKISKIVDLLLDVEKNPLGFEGFNCVILADSKGLPYYLADYKSYLKKLHDVSIKDCPKDIKGKKIGDWIRQQRIKVFSQEAE comes from the coding sequence CTGAAAAAAGCATTGTCTACTGAATATCCGTCAAAATTTTTCCGCGTGTTAGAGCAGGCAAATTTGCTAGAAGTACTTTTTCCTGAAATTCATGCATTAATTGGTAAGACTCAGCCGGAATATTTTCATCCTGAAGGCGATGCTTTTGAACATACGATGGAAATTGTCGATTTAATAGCGGGCATGACGAGTGATTTAGCAGTGCGTTTTGCAGGTTTAGTGCACGATATAGGCAAAGGAGCTACGCCGCTAGAGATGTTGCCACATCATTATGGTCATGAAAGAATAGGAGAAAATATCTTGCTTAAATGGAATGAGCGAATGACTTTGCCTAAAAAATGGTTGCAGGGTGGTTTGTTCGTGATTAAAGAGCATATGCGTGCGGGAAGATTAAAAAAAATATCTAAAATTGTCGATTTATTATTAGATGTAGAAAAAAATCCTTTAGGTTTTGAAGGTTTTAACTGTGTAATTTTAGCAGATAGTAAGGGATTGCCTTATTATTTAGCTGATTATAAATCGTATTTAAAAAAATTGCATGATGTATCCATAAAGGATTGCCCTAAAGATATCAAAGGTAAAAAGATTGGCGATTGGATTAGACAACAGCGCATAAAAGTATTTTCGCAAGAAGCAGAATAA
- the plsY gene encoding glycerol-3-phosphate 1-O-acyltransferase PlsY — protein sequence MLSYIIVILCSYIIGSIPSGLILGKTFWNVDLREYGSKNIGATNAWRTLGKLPGFIVFVADLLKGMIGVYLGMLLVGTSTAMIIGGIVAIIGHSLSLFLKFKGGKGVATGLGVIIMLMPTVSAIVFIIWLVIVMISKYVSLASIIAAICVPIFAFILGMPFEFVAFGVVAALFVIYRHKSNIGRLMNGTENKIKAGKR from the coding sequence ATGCTATCGTATATTATAGTAATTCTTTGTAGTTATATAATAGGCTCTATTCCAAGTGGATTGATTTTGGGAAAAACTTTTTGGAATGTTGATTTGCGTGAATACGGCAGTAAAAATATTGGTGCAACAAATGCTTGGCGTACTTTAGGCAAATTGCCTGGTTTTATTGTTTTTGTAGCGGATTTACTGAAAGGCATGATAGGTGTATATCTTGGAATGCTTTTAGTAGGGACTTCTACTGCCATGATAATTGGCGGTATTGTGGCAATCATTGGACATTCGCTATCTTTATTTTTAAAATTTAAAGGTGGTAAAGGAGTAGCGACAGGTCTTGGTGTCATAATCATGCTCATGCCAACTGTATCGGCTATTGTCTTTATCATTTGGCTTGTAATTGTAATGATTAGTAAATATGTATCACTTGCTTCGATTATAGCGGCAATATGTGTACCTATTTTTGCCTTTATATTAGGAATGCCATTTGAATTTGTAGCTTTTGGTGTAGTAGCAGCTTTATTTGTCATTTATCGCCATAAGTCCAATATCGGACGTTTAATGAATGGTACAGAAAATAAAATAAAAGCTGGTAAACGATAA
- a CDS encoding M14 family metallopeptidase, translated as MEITVSSIPLPIDEHYMIKKQRLIGENQDTPTRLCIVSGIHGDELEGQYVCYRLQEKLKELKGKWNGIVDIYPCLNPLGVDSITRKVPMFDLDMNRIFPGDAEGSMVEYVSSCIIDDIQGADLVIDIHASNIYLREIPQIRINEQQKEKLLPMAKWLNMDYIWIHSASTVLESTFAYSLNERWTPTLVVEMGVGMRLTPSYGDRLCDGILNAMMHLGMMKVQKLSIKKPIISTDGQVHFLNAPCSGLFIPTVHHENLVRKGDLIGHIVSPLGGVIKSEIISPCDGLLFTLREYPIVNEGNLLGRLLECTL; from the coding sequence ATGGAAATCACGGTAAGTAGTATTCCTTTACCGATAGATGAACATTACATGATAAAAAAACAACGTCTTATAGGCGAAAATCAAGATACTCCCACTCGCCTTTGCATCGTCAGCGGTATACACGGCGACGAACTAGAAGGACAGTATGTTTGTTATCGCTTACAAGAAAAGTTGAAAGAATTAAAAGGTAAATGGAATGGCATTGTAGATATTTATCCTTGCTTAAACCCATTAGGAGTCGATTCTATCACTCGCAAAGTCCCAATGTTTGACCTAGATATGAACCGCATTTTCCCTGGTGATGCAGAAGGCTCTATGGTTGAATACGTATCCAGTTGTATCATTGATGATATACAAGGCGCTGATTTAGTCATAGATATTCATGCCAGCAATATTTATCTACGAGAAATTCCTCAAATCCGTATTAATGAACAGCAAAAAGAAAAATTATTGCCAATGGCAAAATGGCTGAATATGGATTATATTTGGATTCATTCCGCTTCCACTGTATTAGAAAGCACTTTTGCCTACTCATTAAACGAACGATGGACGCCTACTTTAGTCGTAGAAATGGGCGTTGGTATGCGTTTAACACCTTCTTATGGCGATAGACTTTGCGATGGCATTTTAAACGCTATGATGCACCTTGGCATGATGAAAGTACAGAAATTATCCATAAAAAAACCTATTATAAGTACAGATGGACAAGTACATTTTCTCAATGCACCTTGCTCCGGTCTGTTTATACCAACTGTTCATCATGAAAATCTCGTGCGTAAAGGCGATTTAATCGGTCATATTGTAAGTCCATTAGGTGGCGTCATAAAAAGCGAAATAATATCTCCATGTGATGGATTATTATTTACTTTACGCGAATATCCAATTGTCAATGAAGGCAATTTACTCGGTCGTTTATTGGAGTGTACATTATGA